The following are encoded together in the Flavihumibacter fluvii genome:
- a CDS encoding DUF2126 domain-containing protein, whose amino-acid sequence MAIRVAIKHKTTYHYDRPVSLSPHVFRLRPAVHSRTPIEAYSFKVSPADHFINWQQDPFGNYQARVVFKDKTTALAIDVEVIARMEVINPFDFFVEEYAEEFPFTYPAHLLKELVPYMELEEQGPLFEQWLSGVDVSKKRIVDFLVYINAKLYNDIAYSIRMEAGVQTPEETLGKALGSCRDSAWLLVQILRRLGLAARFVSGYLVQLTADIKSLDGPSGPEADFTDLHAWTEVYVPGAGWIGLDPTSGLFAGEGHIPLACTPHYSSAAPVVGASDKAEVTFEFENKVTRIHEDPRVTKPYTEAQWAAIEALGYQIDADLEAGDVRMTMGGEPTFVSIDDMESAQWNTAADGKEKRILSHDLIFRLREKFGPGGMIHYGQGKWYPGEPLPRWQYGLFWRKDGYPIWRHLQLIAHEKTERNYTHTDAKAFIEALSRHLAVSAENISAAYEDAFFFLWGEGKIPVNVDPLKADLKDSIERRTIAQLLDKGLHHPAGYVLPIKWNYDNSQWRSGKWEFKRDYLFLMPGNSPIGLRLPLESLPVVPKEEQPQLVERSLFEEVPVLGSFQEAISRRHATITKHPSEPKLVKTALCVEEREGIIYIFLPPMEYLEHYLDMVASIEATAIQLNMPVRIEGYEPPRDNRLERLVVSPDPGVIEVNIHPAKSWKELLHNTNTLYEQAYLSRLGTEKFMVDGRHTGTGGGNHITIGGAKPADSPLLRRPDLLRSLVTYWQHHPGLSYLFSGSFIGPTSQAPRVDEGRDEKLYELEIAFSQVPDMGEGYVPFWLVDRIFRHLLTDITGNTHRSEFCIDKLYSPDTSSGRLGILEFRAFDMPPHKQMSLLQMLLLRGLIAKFWKHPYKHKLVRWGPQLHDKFLLPHYVHEDIREVVQDLNDAGYPFQVSWFDAYFEFRFPHYGTTRIQGIEMELRMGIEPWHVLGEEMSSSGTARFVDSSLEKIQVKLRNFNNDRYVLLCNGNRVPLKETSIKTEYVCGIRYRAWQPPSALHPTIGTDVPLVFDIVDTWNSRSIGGCTYHVSHPGGRSYDTFPINANEAESRRISRYWDHGHTQDTIQYTPLSSTASHFVVESTRQYLVDVPEVVVNPDYPYTLDMRQYWGKKKP is encoded by the coding sequence ATGGCAATACGCGTAGCAATAAAACACAAGACCACCTATCATTACGACAGGCCGGTATCCTTATCGCCCCATGTCTTCCGCTTAAGGCCAGCCGTGCATTCGCGGACACCTATTGAAGCTTACTCGTTTAAGGTGAGTCCGGCTGACCATTTCATCAACTGGCAACAAGATCCTTTCGGGAACTACCAGGCCCGCGTGGTGTTTAAAGACAAGACCACCGCGCTGGCCATTGATGTGGAAGTGATCGCGCGCATGGAAGTGATCAATCCCTTTGATTTTTTTGTGGAAGAATATGCGGAAGAATTTCCGTTTACCTATCCTGCGCACCTGCTGAAAGAACTGGTGCCCTATATGGAGCTGGAAGAGCAGGGGCCTTTGTTTGAACAATGGCTGTCTGGCGTTGATGTAAGCAAAAAACGCATCGTCGATTTCCTGGTGTACATCAACGCCAAATTGTATAACGACATCGCCTACTCGATACGCATGGAAGCCGGTGTGCAAACTCCAGAAGAAACACTGGGTAAGGCTTTGGGATCCTGCCGCGATTCAGCCTGGCTGCTGGTGCAGATCCTGCGGCGCCTCGGCCTTGCGGCACGCTTTGTGTCCGGCTACCTTGTGCAGCTGACTGCAGATATCAAATCGCTGGACGGTCCATCCGGGCCGGAGGCGGACTTCACTGATTTACACGCGTGGACCGAAGTATATGTGCCCGGTGCCGGCTGGATCGGCCTTGACCCCACATCAGGCCTGTTTGCGGGTGAGGGCCATATACCATTGGCCTGCACGCCGCATTACAGCAGTGCCGCACCGGTGGTAGGTGCCAGCGATAAAGCGGAAGTGACTTTTGAATTTGAGAATAAAGTAACCCGCATCCACGAGGATCCGCGGGTGACCAAACCCTATACCGAAGCGCAATGGGCCGCCATCGAAGCCCTGGGCTACCAGATCGATGCCGATCTCGAAGCCGGTGATGTGCGCATGACCATGGGTGGGGAACCCACATTTGTGTCCATCGATGATATGGAATCGGCACAATGGAATACCGCAGCCGATGGCAAAGAAAAACGCATTCTTTCACACGACCTGATCTTCCGGTTGCGCGAGAAATTCGGTCCGGGTGGCATGATCCATTACGGCCAGGGGAAGTGGTATCCCGGCGAGCCATTGCCCCGCTGGCAGTATGGTTTATTCTGGCGGAAAGATGGCTATCCGATCTGGCGCCACCTGCAGCTGATTGCGCATGAAAAGACTGAACGCAACTATACGCATACCGATGCAAAGGCATTTATCGAAGCACTGAGCCGGCACCTGGCGGTGAGTGCAGAAAATATCAGTGCGGCCTACGAAGATGCTTTTTTCTTTTTGTGGGGCGAGGGCAAGATACCGGTGAATGTAGATCCGCTGAAAGCCGACCTGAAAGACAGTATAGAAAGAAGAACGATAGCGCAGTTACTGGACAAGGGATTGCATCATCCGGCGGGCTATGTGCTGCCGATAAAATGGAATTATGATAACAGCCAATGGCGCAGCGGGAAATGGGAATTTAAGCGGGATTATTTGTTTTTAATGCCCGGCAATTCACCGATCGGATTGCGACTGCCGCTCGAGTCCCTGCCGGTGGTGCCGAAAGAAGAGCAGCCACAACTTGTGGAAAGGAGTTTGTTTGAAGAAGTACCCGTGCTGGGCAGTTTCCAGGAAGCGATCAGCCGGCGGCATGCGACGATCACAAAGCATCCTTCTGAACCTAAGTTGGTGAAGACGGCCTTGTGTGTGGAAGAGCGTGAGGGCATCATCTATATCTTCCTGCCGCCAATGGAATACCTGGAACATTATCTCGATATGGTGGCCTCCATTGAAGCCACGGCTATACAACTGAATATGCCGGTGCGTATTGAAGGCTATGAACCGCCACGCGACAATCGCCTGGAAAGACTGGTCGTATCGCCAGATCCCGGCGTAATTGAAGTGAATATCCATCCCGCAAAAAGTTGGAAAGAACTTTTGCATAATACGAACACTTTGTATGAGCAGGCCTATTTATCCAGGTTAGGCACGGAGAAATTCATGGTCGATGGCCGGCATACCGGAACCGGAGGCGGAAACCATATTACGATCGGCGGTGCCAAGCCCGCTGATAGTCCCTTGTTGCGCAGGCCCGACCTGCTGCGCAGCCTTGTGACCTATTGGCAGCACCATCCCGGACTCTCCTATTTATTCTCGGGGTCATTTATCGGTCCAACCAGCCAGGCACCGCGGGTAGACGAAGGGCGTGATGAAAAATTATACGAACTCGAGATCGCATTTTCGCAGGTGCCCGATATGGGCGAGGGCTATGTGCCGTTCTGGTTGGTGGACCGGATCTTTCGCCACCTGCTCACGGACATAACGGGTAATACGCACCGTTCGGAATTTTGTATCGATAAACTCTATTCACCCGATACCTCTTCGGGCAGGTTGGGCATCCTGGAGTTCCGCGCATTTGATATGCCGCCGCATAAGCAAATGAGTTTGTTGCAGATGTTGTTGTTACGAGGACTGATCGCCAAGTTCTGGAAGCATCCCTACAAACACAAACTGGTGCGCTGGGGTCCGCAGTTGCATGATAAATTCCTGCTGCCGCATTATGTGCATGAAGATATCCGGGAAGTGGTGCAGGATTTAAACGATGCCGGTTATCCGTTCCAGGTGAGTTGGTTTGATGCCTATTTCGAATTCCGTTTCCCGCATTATGGCACAACAAGGATACAAGGCATAGAAATGGAGTTACGTATGGGCATTGAGCCCTGGCATGTGTTGGGCGAAGAGATGAGCAGTAGTGGCACGGCGCGCTTTGTAGATTCCTCACTGGAGAAAATACAAGTGAAGCTGCGAAATTTCAACAACGACCGCTATGTGTTGTTGTGCAATGGCAACCGTGTACCCTTAAAAGAAACCAGTATCAAAACAGAATATGTGTGTGGCATCCGGTACCGTGCCTGGCAACCGCCTTCGGCATTGCATCCCACCATTGGCACCGATGTGCCGCTGGTCTTTGATATCGTGGATACCTGGAACAGCCGCAGCATTGGTGGCTGTACTTACCATGTATCGCATCCTGGTGGACGCAGTTATGATACCTTCCCCATTAATGCCAATGAAGCGGAAAGCAGGCGCATCAGCCGGTACTGGGACCATGGCCATACGCAGGATACGATACAATACACGCCGCTGTCTTCCACAGCAAGTCATTTTGTGGTGGAAAGCACCCGGCAATACCTGGTAGATGTGCCCGAGGTAGTGGTGAATCCCGATTACCCTTATACCCTGGATATGCGGCAATACTGGGGAAAGAAAAAGCCTTAA
- a CDS encoding circularly permuted type 2 ATP-grasp protein has protein sequence MISETGQSFLPKHPIFLQQEWNTFFDSFSQLGHEEIANRSQDIMRFLKENGVTYQMYNDPGGLNRTWNLDIVPFIVDANEWRLIEAGLQQRATLFNLILEDIYGQQRLIKDGILPMEIVYNHNGFLRECCGIRQAGHHQLVIYSADMARSKDGQIWILNDRTQAPSGSGYAWENRMAMARIVPELFNNLKVKRLSPFFHSMRQALTKIAPYTATKPRIVILTPGPSNETYFEHSFLSSHLGFTMVQGDDLMVKDNFVWLKTLGGLEKVDVIMRRVDDVYCDPLELKEDSLLGIPGLLQAVRNGHVSIANPLGSSVIENPGLIPFLPAIAQYFLNEPLKLPTIASWWCGQQQALDYVLDNLSSLVIKRIFRESDKRTSVDATQLDHAALQELKVRIKAQPALYVGQEKVDFSASPSWVNENLESSHALFRGFAVSENGGYTIMNGGLTRTSLDKDNIIISNQLGGFSKDTWILSDEENSVLQIKKDEDHLYDLPVDDKSDYLPSRTGENLFWAGRYAERVLGNARFLRTVLQVVEEANKAFIDNDLNLKASLLTAVTAFTNSYPGFTGKEGRKKMEQPWKELEEVLFDEHRVGGLSHNMAYFLRSLEAIRDHWSGDTWRVIKEMEENWQRAKQLQHKGHYKIHSALDGVITSMMAFVSLNRETISRDRGWVLLDCGRKMEQSMLLIAMFRATLIQKNDEAVEYLLQEAVLNSTESMVNYRFKYKAHLKLPLVLDLLIFDPNNPRSLFYQVEKMKTYLSTLPRINNSQGLSDHERLVLEVFTRINSSGKDELAQVNEKTQTYKNLDNFLTEINGLLYTMYNVVSSTYFKHAQTQQQLFR, from the coding sequence ATGATCTCAGAAACCGGTCAATCTTTTCTCCCTAAGCATCCGATTTTCCTGCAACAGGAATGGAATACTTTCTTTGATTCTTTTTCACAACTGGGCCATGAAGAGATCGCTAACCGCAGCCAGGATATCATGCGCTTTCTTAAAGAGAACGGCGTCACTTACCAGATGTACAATGATCCAGGCGGACTGAACCGCACCTGGAACCTCGATATCGTTCCCTTTATTGTGGATGCAAACGAATGGCGTTTGATTGAAGCCGGACTCCAGCAACGCGCTACCTTATTCAACCTGATCCTGGAAGATATCTATGGCCAGCAACGCCTCATCAAAGATGGTATCCTGCCAATGGAGATTGTGTACAACCACAATGGCTTCCTGCGCGAATGTTGCGGCATCCGGCAGGCCGGCCACCACCAACTGGTGATCTACTCTGCCGACATGGCCCGCAGCAAAGATGGCCAGATCTGGATCCTGAACGACAGGACCCAGGCACCCTCCGGCTCCGGCTACGCCTGGGAAAACCGCATGGCCATGGCCCGCATCGTGCCCGAACTGTTCAACAACCTGAAAGTAAAAAGACTCTCGCCGTTTTTCCATTCCATGCGGCAGGCCCTGACTAAAATTGCACCTTACACTGCCACTAAACCGCGTATCGTTATTTTAACGCCCGGCCCCAGTAATGAAACGTATTTCGAACATTCTTTCCTTTCCTCGCACCTCGGCTTTACCATGGTGCAGGGCGATGACCTGATGGTGAAGGATAATTTCGTGTGGCTGAAAACACTGGGCGGACTCGAAAAAGTTGATGTGATCATGCGCCGGGTTGACGATGTATATTGCGATCCGCTCGAACTGAAAGAAGACTCACTGTTAGGGATACCCGGTTTACTGCAGGCCGTTAGAAACGGCCATGTCAGCATCGCAAATCCGCTCGGCAGCAGCGTTATAGAGAACCCGGGATTGATTCCATTCCTGCCCGCTATAGCGCAATATTTTTTGAACGAACCATTAAAGCTGCCAACCATCGCTTCCTGGTGGTGCGGCCAGCAACAGGCCCTGGATTATGTGCTGGATAACCTGTCCTCCCTCGTGATTAAACGAATTTTCCGGGAATCGGATAAGCGCACATCGGTTGATGCCACACAACTGGATCATGCCGCATTGCAGGAACTGAAAGTACGGATCAAAGCCCAGCCGGCTTTGTATGTAGGCCAGGAGAAAGTGGATTTCTCAGCCTCGCCCTCCTGGGTAAACGAAAACCTGGAATCAAGTCACGCCCTCTTCAGGGGCTTTGCCGTGAGTGAGAACGGCGGCTACACGATCATGAATGGCGGACTCACCCGCACTTCACTCGACAAAGACAATATCATCATCAGCAACCAGTTGGGTGGCTTCAGCAAAGACACCTGGATCCTGTCCGATGAAGAGAACAGCGTGCTGCAGATCAAAAAAGACGAGGACCATTTGTATGACCTGCCGGTGGATGATAAAAGTGATTACCTGCCCAGCCGCACCGGCGAGAACCTTTTCTGGGCGGGCCGCTATGCCGAGCGCGTACTGGGCAATGCCCGTTTCCTGCGCACCGTGCTGCAGGTGGTGGAAGAAGCCAACAAAGCCTTTATCGATAATGACCTCAATCTAAAAGCATCTTTGTTAACGGCCGTCACTGCCTTTACCAATTCATATCCGGGCTTCACAGGGAAAGAGGGCAGGAAAAAAATGGAGCAACCCTGGAAAGAACTGGAAGAAGTGCTGTTTGATGAACATCGTGTAGGTGGATTAAGCCATAACATGGCCTATTTCTTACGCTCCCTGGAAGCCATTCGCGACCATTGGTCCGGCGATACCTGGCGCGTGATCAAAGAGATGGAAGAAAACTGGCAGCGCGCCAAACAATTGCAGCACAAAGGACATTATAAAATCCATAGCGCACTTGATGGCGTTATTACTTCCATGATGGCCTTCGTGAGCCTGAACCGCGAAACGATTTCACGCGACCGTGGCTGGGTACTGCTGGATTGCGGCCGCAAAATGGAACAAAGTATGTTGCTGATCGCTATGTTCCGGGCTACACTCATCCAGAAGAATGATGAAGCCGTGGAATACCTGCTGCAGGAAGCCGTACTGAACAGTACCGAGAGTATGGTGAATTACCGTTTCAAATACAAGGCACACCTGAAACTACCGCTGGTATTGGACCTGCTGATCTTCGATCCGAACAACCCCCGCTCTTTATTTTACCAGGTAGAAAAAATGAAGACCTATTTATCGACCCTGCCAAGAATTAATAATAGCCAGGGGCTCTCTGACCATGAACGCCTGGTGCTCGAAGTATTTACCCGGATTAATTCTTCAGGTAAGGATGAACTGGCACAAGTGAACGAAAAGACCCAGACCTATAAAAACCTGGATAACTTTTTAACCGAGATCAACGGGCTGCTGTATACCATGTACAACGTGGTTTCCTCCACTTATTTCAAACATGCTCAAACGCAACAACAACTGTTTCGCTAA
- a CDS encoding transglutaminase family protein, with protein MEYQITHTTEYEYNSSVSLCHNLAKLLIRNTANQVCKGTKIEITPRPDILQEYDDYFGNKVMYFAIQKEHRRLAVTVKSRVQKLTGHTVAQDIVASTPWERVKLQVLEPGEENFDARQFISETAITAANADITAYAAQSFTPGRPILEAAKDLMQRIYTDFEFNPRFTTVATPLAEVMKHRKGVCQDFAHLAIACIRAMGLPVRYVSGYLETVAPMGKPKLTGVDASHAWFAVYVPGAGWMDFDPTNNLIPDLRHITIGWGRDYSDITPLKGVILSSGHHQLRVLVDVKRLD; from the coding sequence ATGGAATACCAGATCACGCATACCACCGAATACGAATACAATAGCTCCGTGAGCCTTTGTCATAACCTCGCGAAATTGCTTATACGCAATACCGCCAACCAGGTATGCAAAGGCACAAAGATCGAGATCACCCCCAGGCCCGATATTTTGCAGGAGTACGATGATTATTTTGGGAACAAGGTCATGTACTTTGCGATCCAGAAAGAGCACCGGCGACTGGCGGTTACCGTTAAATCGCGTGTACAGAAATTAACAGGCCATACTGTTGCGCAGGATATTGTTGCATCTACTCCCTGGGAACGGGTAAAGCTGCAGGTGCTCGAACCAGGCGAAGAAAATTTTGATGCCCGGCAATTCATTTCTGAAACGGCGATCACTGCAGCCAATGCCGATATCACCGCCTATGCCGCGCAATCTTTTACACCGGGCCGGCCGATCCTGGAAGCCGCCAAGGATTTGATGCAACGCATCTATACCGACTTTGAATTCAATCCCCGGTTTACCACAGTGGCCACGCCGCTGGCCGAAGTGATGAAGCACCGTAAAGGGGTTTGCCAGGATTTTGCGCACCTGGCTATTGCCTGCATCCGCGCCATGGGCCTGCCGGTTCGCTATGTGAGCGGCTACCTGGAAACAGTGGCACCAATGGGTAAACCCAAGCTCACCGGCGTGGATGCCTCTCATGCCTGGTTTGCAGTGTATGTTCCTGGCGCAGGCTGGATGGATTTTGATCCTACCAATAACCTTATTCCCGACCTGCGGCATATCACTATTGGGTGGGGCCGCGACTATTCCGATATCACACCTCTCAAAGGCGTAATCCTCAGCAGCGGCCACCACCAGCTTCGGGTGTTAGTTGACGTGAAAAGGCTGGACTAA
- a CDS encoding zinc-binding metallopeptidase family protein: MKLFNCTNCGHPVYFENVYCLNCNASLGFDAQSLQQVSLVVENNGQYCLNHLYKVCNWLVPVGSASPFCTACQLNRTIPDLTKPEYLENWNAIEIAKHRLIYQLLRLRLPVVSKDQDEVHGLAFDFIADDKSAEKKHVFTGHDNGLITINIAEADDIAREMARKQMDEVYRTLLGHFRHEVGHYYWDRLIANTVHLNEFRNLFGNEQWDYAEAQKKYYADGAPANWNSNYISAYATMHPWEDWAETWAHYLHIIDTLETAYYFGLSVHPINQATEKLQTGQITDPYYIDNFDKIIELWLPLTFAMNSLNRSMGLKDSYPFMINPAVITKMTYIHKVVREAPLVQPFHVN, from the coding sequence ATGAAACTCTTTAACTGTACGAATTGTGGGCACCCGGTGTACTTTGAAAATGTATATTGCTTAAACTGCAATGCTTCATTAGGGTTTGATGCACAAAGCCTGCAGCAGGTATCGCTGGTTGTGGAAAATAATGGACAATACTGTTTAAACCATCTTTATAAGGTTTGTAACTGGTTAGTCCCGGTTGGAAGTGCTTCGCCCTTTTGTACCGCCTGCCAGCTTAACCGAACGATACCCGATCTCACCAAACCGGAATACCTGGAAAATTGGAATGCCATTGAAATCGCCAAGCACCGGTTGATTTACCAATTGTTGCGCCTGCGACTTCCGGTGGTCAGCAAAGACCAGGATGAAGTGCATGGACTTGCTTTTGATTTTATTGCCGATGATAAAAGTGCCGAGAAGAAACATGTGTTTACCGGGCACGACAATGGGCTGATCACGATCAATATTGCCGAGGCCGATGATATCGCCCGCGAAATGGCGCGCAAGCAAATGGATGAAGTGTATCGCACTTTGTTAGGCCATTTCCGCCATGAAGTCGGCCATTATTATTGGGATCGCCTGATCGCCAACACCGTCCACCTCAACGAATTCAGGAACCTGTTTGGTAATGAGCAATGGGATTATGCCGAAGCCCAGAAAAAATATTATGCAGATGGCGCACCAGCCAACTGGAACAGTAATTATATCAGCGCGTATGCCACGATGCATCCATGGGAAGACTGGGCAGAAACCTGGGCACATTACCTGCACATCATCGATACACTGGAGACCGCTTATTATTTCGGGCTAAGTGTGCATCCCATTAACCAGGCGACAGAAAAATTGCAGACCGGGCAGATCACCGATCCATACTATATTGACAATTTCGACAAGATCATTGAACTGTGGTTGCCACTCACCTTTGCGATGAATAGCCTGAACCGGAGCATGGGCCTGAAAGACAGCTATCCCTTCATGATCAATCCGGCAGTGATCACCAAAATGACCTATATCCATAAAGTAGTCAGGGAAGCGCCGTTAGTCCAGCCTTTTCACGTCAACTAA